Part of the Paramisgurnus dabryanus chromosome 21, PD_genome_1.1, whole genome shotgun sequence genome, ctagctggacttagctggtcaggctggaagaccaccCACCATCTTGACCAGCTTTGCAAGGCTGGGTGGACCAGCTTAGGCCAGccactgccaccttaaaccagctaaaaccagctaccatcttatgctggtctttgctgggTTTTTCAGTAGGGTAATGTTGACGAAGgtcaacattttaatcagaaatGGCAGtattagggctgtgcaaaaaatcgactgcgattatcatgcgcgtgtcatcagtaaagccggttctatgattagtattaaatcgccatcagctgctttcagatggagcggcatttattacacagacccgtagttcaccgagaagctaggcaaaatcgggttcataatcgaggaaaatcgattccgattttctatgcgattttgcctagcttctcggtgaactacgggtctgtgtaataaatgccgctccatttgaaagcagctgatggcgatttacttctaatcacggaacctgctttactgatgacacgcgcatgataatcgcagtcgattttttgcacagccctgtTGCAAAAACCAAAAAGctacaaaaacttttttgtgttttaaatgtgtataaCTCCTCAACGAAAAATATTTTACCAGATTTGGCACACTAATGTATgggcagagtctgaggccacacaaaaaagaaGGTGTGCCTGCGACACTAGTTGGCCCTTATAATTGAACGAAACCTTTGACGGCCAGCAAGCCATATGGTCATACagctgtatcttcgcaaaactaaAGTATATTATCATGAAACTTACATGTTGTGTAATCATAGTCATGACCAGAGGTGTCGTCATAGTGCCACCTGAAAAATaggtattttgacttaaaactactgcaaacttaaaACTAttaaatcatgagtcatcacgGATACCTTtcgtggcttggagtataatcattggtgattgccaattcactccctagctaTCATTTAGCATTTTATTTCTAGGTGTcaaaacatcatagagacacaggggtggtctcattttacttgtggcttggagtatatCAATTAATGGGTACCATTTCACTCCCAGGCAACCAATGGGAATatcctagcaaccatttagcaagaccTATAtgtctgcatcagaacattgtagatgCATAAGGTTGGGCTCTTTTTGGACTTATTAACCATAAATTTTTTGACCCAACTTTTGCCACAGGAGGCACCATTCACATTTCCTCAAGTGATATAAATATCCATACTCCTTGAGAAGTCAGGAAGAGATTTAAGTAAACGAGAACACAGCCTTTTGCTGAAAATGTTGTTTTCTTTTGATCTGAAATAATGTTGTTTTCCTaagttctttaaactgctcaccCAAACTCAACTTCACTCTAATAATGGCAGGGttttttttgacccataatgggtaaatattggtcagaacacaccgctgggttaaaattgacccaatgctgggttgttttaactcaactgctgggttattataccccatggttgcataacaacaagccaacattgggtcatttttaacctaGCATGGGGCCATTTTTAACctagcatgtgttctgtccaatatttacccattatgggtcaaaaataacccagccatttttagagtgtttatTTCCTTTTGTGTCTTTCTTGGCTTGACCCTgtaattgctgcttgcagctatttTTCTCTTGAATTGCAGTTAGCAATTAGCAGTTTAGGTGGGGTTtgtttactttaaaatgaaaaatttgttctttactcacccttatgccCTTTAAACCACTTATGCTTTTTTTGTTCTTAAGAGCTAAAATGACgtaaaaaaaataactatttgtttaaaaaactattaatttatgacaaattgttaattttttgTGAACTAACTCTTGGATGAAGAAAGAGCAGTGTTTTTAACAGAATAAATTGTTAACGCTAAAATGTTCAAGATcactgtttttatatttaataaacatgttttttgtaTCAAAATAGGTGAAAAGATTTAGAAAAGTAACCGTGTTCCTTTGTTAGCTTTCCCAAAGGTCTTCTCATCCAGCTTGGTCAAACATGAGACAATATCAAACTACAGTCACCTGTTTACAGTGTCAGGCACTGAACTCGATCTGGAGCCATACATGTTACTGGCACACATTGATGTAGTGCCCGCCGATGAGGCGGACGGGTGGGAAGCTCCTCCTTTCTCTGCTAAAGAAATGAATGGCTTCATTTATGGACGAGGGACCATCGACAATAAACAGTCTGTGATGGTACAGTATGGCGAATCAGCAGTGCtttataataatacatatgttCAGTTTAACCTGATATTCACTGTANNNNNNNNNNNNNNNNNNNNNNNNNNNNNNNNNNNNNNNNNNNNNNNNNNNNNNNNNNNNNNNNNNNNNNNNNNNNNNNNNNNNNNNNNNNNNNNNNNNNNNNNNNNNNNNNNNNNNNNNNNNNNNNNNNNNNNNNNNNNNNNNNNNNNNNNNNNNNNNNNNNNNNNNNNNNNNNNNNNNNNNNNNNNNNNNNNNNNNNNATGATGTTTACTCCTGAAGGGGATCCTTCAGGCATTGGAATATCTACTGGAACGCGGTTACACCCCTCGACGCACCTTCTACATTGGTTTGGGTCACGATGAAGAGGTCAGTCTCAAGACCACTGACCCTTCAGTGGGTCACAAGCTTATAACCATGGGTCTGCTACCTATAGGTAAATTATTAAATAGTCCAAAACTGTATTTTCACAGGTGAATGGCTTACAGGGTGCAGTGAATATTGTGAAGGCTCTCAAGAGTCGTGGGGTGAAGCTTCAGTACGTTTTAGATGAAGGTCTAGCAGTGCTGGATGGTATCATAAACGGTCTGGACGGACCTGCTGCTTTGtgagacttttatttttagcagttctattaaaatattaatttcgTTATTGAGTAAGTGAGTGTTTGAACTTAGAAGATAACTCTGGTTTGTGTTTTGCAGAATAGGTGTTAGTGAGAAGGGTCAGGCCACAGTAAAGCTGACTGTTAACACTGCACCAGGACATTCATCAATGCCTCCAAGAGAAACCAGTATTGGCATATTGGCTTCAGCAGTCAGAAGGCAAGATAAAAACCCTAACACACTTTAATATTGTGAACGCAACTTAAAAGGAAAATCTGAAGCATTAATAAAGAATTCGTTCTTCGTAATATCACAGGTTGGAGGAAAATCCAATGCCAAGACTGTTTGGTTATGGACCTGAACGTGGCACCTTTGAACACCTGGCACATCGGGTAAAACCATACAAACTTAATATTTAACAGACTAACAGAAAATCACAACCTCATTTCACAAAGCACAACTGAAAATAATGAATTGCTTTTTGCATATACTGCGAGATTAATAAAccattttttaatttgtagtttgGCCTTCCTCTCAGATTCATCATGTCTAATCTGTGGCTATTCTCTCCATTGATCAGCAGGTAGTTCACATTTGTTGAGTTAAAACTTACTGCAGTATCTCATGTAATAACATTAGACCTGTGGCTCTTACACATGCAGAGTAATGGAGCGAAAACCTGATACAAACGCATTTGTGAGGACAACAACAGCCGTAACCATGTTTAACTCCGGTGTTAAGGTGGGCATAAAatagaaaatgcattttatttttgggtaagaCTTTAACTGAAGAGGTGTTCATAAGACTTATATGAAaccttaaaggagtagtccactttaaagatggggtccattgacttttcatagtaggaaaaaaatactatggtaagtcaatgggccccatctttaaagtggactactcctttcattatcatgacatgacacgtgtcatgaacatgaaggagattttatgcacgttaaCGACAACtgtcat contains:
- the LOC135775678 gene encoding N-fatty-acyl-amino acid synthase/hydrolase PM20D1.2-like, with protein sequence MTGHKTQWKLFKLFKVLLLTFILSLTLLFLVATVRTFTFDVSAGLHLGKWENTNTIAPHLTPQQKKDLLANFKAAIQIPTVAFTETNINTDALREFDALLRRAFPKVFSSSLVKHETISNYSHLFTVSGTELDLEPYMLLAHIDVVPADEADGWEAPPFSAKEMNGFIYGRGTIDNKQSVMGILQALEYLLERGYTPRRTFYIGLGHDEEVNGLQGAVNIVKALKSRGVKLQYVLDEGLAVLDGIINGLDGPAALIGVSEKGQATVKLTVNTAPGHSSMPPRETSIGILASAVRRLEENPMPRLFGYGPERGTFEHLAHRFGLPLRFIMSNLWLFSPLISRVMERKPDTNAFVRTTTAVTMFNSGVKVNVLPPHAEAFVNLRIHSAQTLQEVMDLIGSIVADERVKIELVNGFDPLPISSYDERSFGYQIIKKTVQGMFPHVSVAPGICVGNTDSRHYKDIARDIYRFAPSWFKPGDPQRFHGVNERISIKNYEELVLFYFHLIQNNDVRKLPSPHSSQHEL